A stretch of Campylobacter showae DNA encodes these proteins:
- a CDS encoding GspE/PulE family protein, with protein MNKFYELFMATILKNNLITDIQHQNILSLLKANTDFEHALQQEVPNFSTKYIYDVLSELYRRQRITINEITENFVINLRNFLEYIANKFKLEYVDLDDIDIDYKLCEKAPLNHLKTYSALPIKEDEIAVYVAFKNPFDMSAQDRLQSIFNRKLLKIVITDPSKIDKYLSKIELNDSVKGIVTEIRKELSSTAVVGGNANENSSGILKLIEVILRTSIVSRASDIHIEATTTNCVVRGRIDGMLAELFIFDKDLFPPLVSRMKLLSNMDIAERRKPQDGRFSAQVAGKEYDFRISTLPILHGESIVLRILDKSKVLISLENLGMHPSTFDKFNKAMKAPYGIILVTGPTGSGKTTTLYAALNDIKSVETKIITVEDPVEYQLNMIQQVHVNEKVGLTFASALRSILRQDPDIIMIGEIRDQETLRIAIQAALTGHLVFSTLHTNDAISAVTRIADMGIEPYLISGALVAIEAQRLVRKLCPNCKQKTVLPPNLHEQFQDFLPQDYQFYKHVGCDQCSQTGYVGREMISEVLPISDRISAMIANGTTKEEIKKVAYEEHFIDMFKDGIIRAARGVTTIDEVFRVAKV; from the coding sequence ATGAATAAATTTTATGAACTTTTTATGGCGACCATCTTAAAAAATAATTTAATAACTGATATCCAACATCAAAATATATTGTCTTTATTAAAGGCAAACACGGATTTTGAACATGCGCTACAACAGGAAGTACCAAATTTTTCAACAAAATATATATATGATGTTCTTAGTGAACTATACAGAAGACAGCGTATTACAATTAATGAAATAACTGAAAATTTTGTAATAAATTTAAGAAATTTTTTAGAATACATTGCAAATAAATTTAAGCTTGAATATGTTGATTTAGATGATATTGATATAGACTATAAACTTTGTGAAAAAGCTCCTTTAAATCATTTAAAAACCTATAGTGCTCTACCTATTAAGGAAGATGAAATTGCCGTTTATGTTGCTTTTAAAAACCCATTTGACATGTCTGCGCAAGATAGACTGCAATCTATTTTTAATAGAAAGCTCTTAAAAATAGTTATAACCGATCCATCCAAAATAGATAAATATTTAAGTAAAATAGAACTAAATGATAGTGTAAAAGGCATAGTTACTGAGATCAGAAAGGAGCTATCCTCTACTGCGGTAGTAGGCGGGAATGCAAATGAAAATAGCTCAGGTATACTTAAGTTAATTGAAGTGATTTTAAGAACTTCAATAGTAAGTCGCGCAAGCGATATACATATCGAAGCTACTACAACAAACTGTGTCGTGCGAGGCAGGATCGACGGCATGTTGGCTGAGCTTTTTATTTTTGACAAAGACCTTTTTCCACCCCTGGTATCGCGCATGAAGCTACTGTCGAATATGGATATAGCAGAGCGAAGAAAGCCGCAGGACGGTCGTTTTTCGGCTCAGGTAGCCGGCAAAGAGTATGATTTTCGTATTTCAACATTGCCTATACTACACGGTGAAAGCATAGTTTTGCGTATTTTGGATAAATCAAAAGTTCTAATTAGTCTTGAAAATTTAGGTATGCATCCAAGTACTTTTGATAAATTTAACAAAGCAATGAAAGCACCTTACGGCATTATATTAGTGACGGGGCCAACTGGGTCCGGTAAAACGACAACTCTTTATGCTGCATTAAATGATATAAAAAGTGTAGAGACAAAAATAATAACCGTCGAAGATCCAGTAGAGTATCAGCTAAATATGATCCAGCAAGTCCATGTAAATGAAAAAGTCGGACTTACCTTTGCTTCAGCTCTTCGATCCATTTTAAGGCAAGACCCAGACATCATAATGATAGGCGAGATCAGAGATCAAGAGACTCTTCGTATAGCTATCCAAGCTGCACTTACCGGTCACTTGGTATTTTCGACGCTTCACACAAATGATGCAATAAGCGCCGTCACCAGAATCGCCGATATGGGAATAGAGCCGTATTTAATTAGCGGTGCATTGGTGGCGATAGAGGCCCAAAGGCTTGTTAGAAAACTATGTCCAAACTGCAAACAAAAAACCGTTTTGCCGCCAAATTTACATGAACAATTTCAAGACTTCTTGCCGCAAGATTATCAGTTTTATAAACATGTCGGTTGCGATCAATGTTCTCAAACGGGCTATGTAGGGCGAGAGATGATAAGCGAAGTTTTACCGATAAGCGATAGAATTTCAGCGATGATAGCAAATGGTACTACAAAAGAGGAAATAAAAAAAGTAGCATACGAAGAGCATTTTATAGATATGTTTAAAGATGGTATTATTAGAGCCGCAAGGGGCGTAACAACGATAGATGAAGTATTTAGGGTAGCTAAGGTATGA
- a CDS encoding type II secretion system F family protein: MKFFEVEYMANGRRQKMTLKANNRSEAQALAKTKKAGVIVKVGETKSTPLEEQFADMISKVSVLLGGSKIKINNLIAAFRQLSVMTNAGISIHDSIKEVSKSTEDKRLKAIFATLNDDLNQGQSLTDAITKFKGELGDVVIAMVKLGESTGNMSESLHKLSDILQEVWENQRKFKKALRYPIIVMSAMAIAFIILMIFVVPQFREIFEQLGAKLPLPTIILLSIESALSNYGLYILVGFIATIYAIRYLYKRNDDFKYKFDKFMLKVYLINKIIFYSTMNRFNLIFTELVRAGIPIADALETATLTVENQDIHDKLATIKIAVQRGVSLTEAFRDTQLYESMLIQMLSAGEKGGAIDTMLEKVTDYYKAKFSDLVDNISSYVEPIMLLFMAGMVILLALGIFMPMWDLGNAVQGR; encoded by the coding sequence ATGAAATTTTTTGAAGTTGAGTATATGGCCAACGGTCGTCGCCAGAAGATGACCCTAAAAGCAAACAACAGAAGCGAGGCGCAGGCCTTAGCAAAAACAAAAAAGGCCGGCGTAATAGTAAAAGTAGGAGAAACAAAAAGTACCCCGCTAGAAGAACAATTTGCTGACATGATAAGCAAGGTGTCGGTCCTTTTAGGCGGTTCAAAAATAAAAATAAATAATTTAATTGCAGCTTTTAGGCAATTAAGCGTTATGACAAATGCCGGAATTTCAATCCACGACAGCATCAAGGAAGTATCTAAATCAACAGAAGACAAAAGGCTTAAGGCCATATTTGCAACCCTAAACGATGATCTCAACCAAGGTCAAAGTCTAACCGATGCCATAACCAAATTTAAAGGCGAGCTTGGTGACGTAGTTATTGCTATGGTAAAGCTTGGCGAAAGCACAGGTAATATGTCCGAGTCGCTACATAAACTATCAGATATTCTACAGGAAGTTTGGGAAAATCAGAGGAAATTTAAAAAAGCTCTCAGATATCCGATTATAGTAATGTCTGCTATGGCGATAGCTTTTATTATACTGATGATATTTGTGGTTCCTCAATTTAGGGAGATATTTGAACAACTTGGCGCCAAACTGCCTCTTCCTACAATTATTCTTCTTTCTATTGAGAGTGCATTAAGCAATTACGGTTTATATATATTAGTCGGCTTTATAGCCACAATATACGCCATCAGATATTTATACAAAAGAAATGATGATTTTAAATATAAATTTGATAAATTTATGCTAAAAGTTTATCTAATCAATAAAATTATATTCTACTCAACAATGAACAGATTTAATCTTATTTTTACCGAGCTTGTAAGAGCAGGTATTCCAATTGCCGATGCCCTTGAGACGGCAACTTTAACGGTAGAAAACCAAGACATACACGATAAGCTTGCCACAATCAAGATTGCTGTTCAAAGAGGCGTATCCTTGACAGAAGCTTTTCGAGATACTCAGCTTTACGAGAGTATGCTTATTCAGATGCTAAGCGCAGGCGAAAAAGGCGGTGCAATAGATACGATGCTTGAAAAAGTAACCGATTATTACAAAGCTAAATTTAGCGACCTGGTTGATAATATTTCAAGCTATGTGGAACCAATTATGCTTTTATTTATGGCGGGTATGGTTATACTTTTGGCGCTTGGTATTTTTATGCCTATGTGGGATCTTGGAAATGCAGTTCAAGGACGATAA
- a CDS encoding PAS domain-containing protein has product MQNNLHERQVSADAFLVSKTDTKGKITYCNIPFAQIVGAKGNELIGKPHNIVRHPDMPRVVFKILWEYVKNKKEVFAYVKNKSFDGSFYWVFANVTASLDQNGNIIGYYSVRRKPNPKALEIIIPLYRQLLEAEKSGGMEASSKLLDNILKEKNKSYDELMNDLQRL; this is encoded by the coding sequence ATGCAAAATAATTTACATGAACGTCAAGTTAGTGCAGATGCGTTTTTAGTTTCAAAAACCGATACAAAGGGAAAAATAACTTATTGCAATATCCCTTTTGCTCAAATAGTCGGCGCAAAAGGCAATGAGTTGATCGGGAAACCGCATAATATCGTGAGGCATCCAGATATGCCGCGCGTTGTTTTTAAAATTTTATGGGAGTACGTAAAAAATAAAAAAGAGGTTTTTGCCTATGTTAAAAACAAGAGCTTTGACGGTTCATTTTACTGGGTATTTGCAAACGTTACCGCTTCTCTTGATCAAAACGGCAACATTATCGGTTATTATTCGGTTAGACGAAAGCCAAATCCAAAAGCCTTAGAAATCATTATCCCGCTTTACAGGCAGCTCTTGGAAGCTGAAAAGAGCGGCGGCATGGAAGCCTCATCTAAGCTTCTTGATAATATTTTAAAAGAAAAAAACAAGAGCTATGACGAGCTAATGAACGACTTACAAAGATTATAA